The Desulfobulbus propionicus DSM 2032 DNA segment CAAGGCGGTGTCAACAGAGCCAAAGGCGGACATCATGATGATCGTGGCGCTGATTCCGGCTGCGATCGCCTGACGGAGAAACTCCAGGCCATCCATTCCCGGCATGCGAATATCACAGAGCACCACATCAAAATCCCCCGTGGCCAGGGCGTCAAGGCCTGCCTGGCCATGGGCCGCCACCTCGACCTGATAGCCAAGGCGGCTGAGGACCGAGGTCAGCATGTGCCGCATGTTTTCTTCATCGTCAATGATCAGGAGACGCTGCTTACTGGGCATGGTGGATTTCCGAAAAGTGACATGGAGCGTGCGCCTGCCGTCCAAAAATGGGCTGCCGGATTGCGTCAGTGACGCTGGACACGTTCGCCATCAGACGCCAGACTCCGCGTGGTCCAACATTTGCGATGCCGCCAGGGGAAGGGCGATGGTCACCACCGCGCCCCCACCTTCCCTGTTGGCCAGACTGATAACGCCGCCCATGCTCTTGAGCAGGGCATAAGAGACCGACAATCCCAATCCGGTGCCCCTGCCCGGTTCCTTGGTGGTGAAAAAGGGATCAAAGGCATTGGCCAACTCGTCCTTGGTCAGGCCGACACCGGTATCGCTGATGGTTATCCGCAGCATCCTGGCCGGCTCGATCAGGTCGACATCGGTCGCCACCTCGATGGTTCCCTGGCCGCTCGTTGCGGCACGAATGGCGTCGGCGGCGTTGATCAGGCAATTCAACAATACCTGCATCAATTGGGCCGGATTGGCATGCACCAAGCAATCCATCGCGGCAAAACGGGTGGTGAGGGTGATGGAGTCCATCAGGGGCTGCGGCTGGAGCAGGGCGATCACCTCGGCGAGCACCTGATGCGGATCGATAGCTTCCTGATGGCCACTTGCCGGCCGGGAAAAATCGAGCAATTGACGGACCAGTTGGCCGATGCGCTGCAGTTCGTGTTCGGCTCGGCTGCAAAATTCCTCGCGCTCCGCGCCTCCCAGGTCATCGTGACGGATCAGTCCCAGATAGCCTTGGACAATGCCCAGGGGGTTGCCGATCTCATGGGCCAAACCAGCGGCCAGCCTGCCCACGGAGGAAAGTTTTTCGGCACGCACCATTTCCTCGCGGGAGGCGATCAGTTGCCGGTTCGCCTCCTGCAACGAAGCCACATGCTCCCGCAGCTTGTCCTGGTCGGCCTTGATGCGCGCCAGCATCTGCTGCATCGATCCGGCCAGCTGCCGCAGTTCGTCACCACCCTGCAGGGCTAAGAACGGCACGCCGCTTTCATCGCGATAGGAATCGGTCAGCCGGATAAGCTGTTCCACCGGACGAAAAACAGCGGAACGAAGGCGGAAAAACCCGATCACCAGTAGGACGATCAGATTGACGGCCAAATACCCTGCCACCAGACGCTGCATGGTGCGAATTCGCGCGTAATGAGGTTCCAGGGAAAAACGCAGGGCCACGCCGCCGCGCACATGGTCCGGCGAGATAGCCGGCAGTGCGATATCCAGATATTTTTTCCCAGGGACCACGCCCACCCAGGCGAGTCCGTTCAGGGAACGA contains these protein-coding regions:
- a CDS encoding sensor histidine kinase — translated: MYRGLKLHVTALFFALLVAATGLTFFVIGSFWLRDSALSLAREKGIEMAAVAERLAGRRMELGKERDFFAALVNEGVSRAGAMSGCGQAEHGVVLCLGQPLPDRQHLERQLREAMQTGKAVRSLNGLAWVGVVPGKKYLDIALPAISPDHVRGGVALRFSLEPHYARIRTMQRLVAGYLAVNLIVLLVIGFFRLRSAVFRPVEQLIRLTDSYRDESGVPFLALQGGDELRQLAGSMQQMLARIKADQDKLREHVASLQEANRQLIASREEMVRAEKLSSVGRLAAGLAHEIGNPLGIVQGYLGLIRHDDLGGAEREEFCSRAEHELQRIGQLVRQLLDFSRPASGHQEAIDPHQVLAEVIALLQPQPLMDSITLTTRFAAMDCLVHANPAQLMQVLLNCLINAADAIRAATSGQGTIEVATDVDLIEPARMLRITISDTGVGLTKDELANAFDPFFTTKEPGRGTGLGLSVSYALLKSMGGVISLANREGGGAVVTIALPLAASQMLDHAESGV